In Rutidosis leptorrhynchoides isolate AG116_Rl617_1_P2 chromosome 2, CSIRO_AGI_Rlap_v1, whole genome shotgun sequence, one genomic interval encodes:
- the LOC139890710 gene encoding uncharacterized protein isoform X2 gives MLTSCLSFVSLYGSFLRRSLTASGLSSQSIDVDSHTTIHFWGPKPSSSPANSPSENNDRRKPSLLLIHGFGPHGVWQWRQQVSFLAPNFDVYIPDLVFFGESTTKSSERSEIFQANAIAKLMEKLGVKKYSVVGTSYGGFVAYRLAEMWPERVEKVVIASSGVNMRPCDNGELLKRANVEKIEELMLPETAGQLRTLMRLAAYNFNRVYMPDFFLNDFIDKLYCENRKEKLELLKGLALGHHDMPKISPLQQEVLIIWGDQDNIFLLDMAKELKEHKQQTWKKALIK, from the exons ATGTTAACTTCTTGCCTTAGCTTCGTCTCCTTGTACGGTTCCTTCCTCCGTCGCTCCCTCACTGCTTCCGGCCTTTCCTCTCAATCAATCGACGTCGATTCTCACACTACGATCCACTTTTGGGGACCTAAACCGTCCTCATCTCCCGCCAATTCTCCATCGGAAAATAACGACCGTCGTAAGCCGTCGCTACTTTTGATTCACGGATTCGGTCCTCACGGCGTTTGGCAGTGGCGACAACAG gTATCATTTTTGGCGCCTAATTTCGACGTATACATCCCCGATCTAGTCTTCTTCGGCGAATCAACAACGAAATCATCAGAACGATCAGAGATCTTTCAAGCGAATGCAATTGCGAAACTAATGGAAAAACTCGGAGTGAAAAAGTACTCGGTAGTCGGAACAAGTTACGGCGGTTTCGTGGCGTACAGACTGGCTGAGATGTGGCCGGAGAGAGTCGAAAAAGTAGTGATCGCAAGTTCTGGAGTGAATATGAGACCGTGTGATAATGGAGAGTTGCTGAAAAGAGCAAATGTTGAGAAAATTGAAGAGTTGATGCTGCCGGAAACGGCCGGGCAGTTACGGACGTTGATGCGTTTGGCTGCGTATAATTTCAATCGTGTTTATATGCCGGATTTTTTTCTCAACGATTTCATTGAT AAATTGTATTGTGAAAACAGAAAAGAGAAATTGGAATTGCTAAAAGGACTGGCACTTGGTCACCATGATATGCCTAAGATTTCCCCTCTTCAACAG GAAGTGTTAATCATATGGGGTGATCAAGATAACATCTTTTTGTTGGATATGGCAAAAGAACTCAAAGA GCACAAGCAGCAGACATGGAAGAAGGCACTCATCAAGTGA
- the LOC139890710 gene encoding uncharacterized protein isoform X1, which translates to MLTSCLSFVSLYGSFLRRSLTASGLSSQSIDVDSHTTIHFWGPKPSSSPANSPSENNDRRKPSLLLIHGFGPHGVWQWRQQVSFLAPNFDVYIPDLVFFGESTTKSSERSEIFQANAIAKLMEKLGVKKYSVVGTSYGGFVAYRLAEMWPERVEKVVIASSGVNMRPCDNGELLKRANVEKIEELMLPETAGQLRTLMRLAAYNFNRVYMPDFFLNDFIDKLYCENRKEKLELLKGLALGHHDMPKISPLQQEVLIIWGDQDNIFLLDMAKELKEMLGKNATLKVMKKASHVPQIEQAKNFNKILYDFLCVSSYNRN; encoded by the exons ATGTTAACTTCTTGCCTTAGCTTCGTCTCCTTGTACGGTTCCTTCCTCCGTCGCTCCCTCACTGCTTCCGGCCTTTCCTCTCAATCAATCGACGTCGATTCTCACACTACGATCCACTTTTGGGGACCTAAACCGTCCTCATCTCCCGCCAATTCTCCATCGGAAAATAACGACCGTCGTAAGCCGTCGCTACTTTTGATTCACGGATTCGGTCCTCACGGCGTTTGGCAGTGGCGACAACAG gTATCATTTTTGGCGCCTAATTTCGACGTATACATCCCCGATCTAGTCTTCTTCGGCGAATCAACAACGAAATCATCAGAACGATCAGAGATCTTTCAAGCGAATGCAATTGCGAAACTAATGGAAAAACTCGGAGTGAAAAAGTACTCGGTAGTCGGAACAAGTTACGGCGGTTTCGTGGCGTACAGACTGGCTGAGATGTGGCCGGAGAGAGTCGAAAAAGTAGTGATCGCAAGTTCTGGAGTGAATATGAGACCGTGTGATAATGGAGAGTTGCTGAAAAGAGCAAATGTTGAGAAAATTGAAGAGTTGATGCTGCCGGAAACGGCCGGGCAGTTACGGACGTTGATGCGTTTGGCTGCGTATAATTTCAATCGTGTTTATATGCCGGATTTTTTTCTCAACGATTTCATTGAT AAATTGTATTGTGAAAACAGAAAAGAGAAATTGGAATTGCTAAAAGGACTGGCACTTGGTCACCATGATATGCCTAAGATTTCCCCTCTTCAACAG GAAGTGTTAATCATATGGGGTGATCAAGATAACATCTTTTTGTTGGATATGGCAAAAGAACTCAAAGA AATGTTGGGGAAGAATGCAACATTGAAGGTAATGAAGAAGGCATCACATGTACCTCAGATTGAACAAGCCAAGAACTTCAATAAAATTCTTTACGATTTCTTGTGTGTCTCCTCATATAATCGTAATTAG